The Bacillus sp. Y1 genome has a window encoding:
- a CDS encoding diacylglycerol kinase: MKRARIIYNPTSGREAFKKQLPEVLQKLEMAGYETSCHATTGAGDATEAAKIAVARKYDLVVAAGGDGTINEVVNGLAEQEYRPRLGVIPVGTTNDFARALHIPRDIEAAADIIVKGDTIPVDIGRINDKYFINIAGGGRLTELTYEVPSKLKTMLGQLAYYLKGIEMLPSIRATDLSIEYDGKLFEGEVMLFLVGLTNSVGGFERLAPDASINDGMFTLLILKKTNLAEFIRIATLAVRGEHVNDPHVIYTKANRIKVHSEEKVQLNLDGEFGGLLPAEFVNLYRHLEVFVPIDQIREQDRPAEGWNVSGN, encoded by the coding sequence ATGAAAAGAGCAAGAATTATTTATAATCCTACCTCAGGGAGAGAAGCCTTTAAAAAGCAATTGCCGGAGGTACTGCAAAAGCTAGAAATGGCCGGTTATGAGACTTCTTGTCATGCAACAACAGGTGCAGGTGACGCGACAGAGGCGGCTAAAATAGCCGTTGCTCGAAAATACGATCTTGTCGTAGCAGCAGGTGGAGACGGGACGATCAATGAAGTGGTCAATGGACTTGCTGAGCAAGAGTATCGTCCAAGGCTTGGAGTCATTCCAGTTGGAACAACCAATGATTTCGCCAGAGCTCTGCATATCCCACGGGACATTGAAGCGGCAGCTGATATTATCGTTAAGGGAGATACGATTCCTGTTGATATCGGCCGAATCAATGACAAGTATTTTATTAATATTGCGGGTGGCGGTCGTTTAACGGAGTTAACGTACGAGGTGCCAAGCAAACTGAAAACAATGCTTGGGCAACTGGCATATTACTTAAAAGGCATTGAGATGCTTCCTTCCATTCGTGCGACAGATTTAAGTATTGAGTACGATGGAAAGCTTTTTGAAGGAGAGGTCATGCTGTTTCTTGTCGGGCTAACCAACTCAGTTGGTGGCTTTGAGCGACTGGCTCCGGATGCGTCGATTAATGATGGAATGTTTACTTTATTAATTTTAAAGAAGACAAACCTTGCTGAATTTATCCGCATCGCCACATTAGCTGTACGCGGGGAGCATGTGAACGACCCGCATGTTATTTATACAAAGGCAAACCGTATCAAAGTCCACTCAGAGGAAAAGGTTCAGCTCAATCTGGATGGAGAATTCGGAGGTCTTCTACCTGCGGAGTTCGTGAATTTATACCGACATTTAGAAGTGTTTGTACCGATTGATCAAATACGTGAGCAGGACCGACCAGCGGAGGGTTGGAATGTTTCAGGAAACTAA
- the rlmD gene encoding 23S rRNA (uracil(1939)-C(5))-methyltransferase RlmD: protein MTKTIPVQKNDYIEVEFEDLTHDGAGVAKVDGYPLFVKNALPGEKAKIKVIKVNKGYGFGRLEEILEQSPYRVDAPCPIYKECGGCQLQHLSYEGQLLAKEKQVRDVLTRIGKLENVKVHPVLGMSDPWRYRNKAQVPVGEREGGLIAGFYQQRSHEIIDMEACMIQQEKNDEIVQAVKRICTKYGVTAYNEQRHKGSLRHIMARHGQVTKEVMVVLVTRTPELPNKEKIVKEIVEAVEGVKSIIQNVNSKKTNVILGDETRVLWGEEVIYDLIGNVKFAISSRSFYQVNPEQTKVLYDQALTYAELTGEETVIDAYCGIGTISLFLAQKAKKVYGVEIVPEAIADANRNAELNGIRNVEFAVGEAEVVIPNWYKEGIVADVLVVDPPRKGCDDALLQTIIEMKPKKVVYVSCNPATLARDLRVLEDGGYTTVEVQPVDMFPHTTHCEAVAKIVLKEVEGA, encoded by the coding sequence ATGACAAAAACAATACCCGTACAAAAAAATGATTATATAGAAGTTGAATTTGAAGACTTAACCCATGACGGTGCAGGTGTAGCCAAAGTAGATGGCTATCCATTATTCGTCAAAAACGCTCTACCTGGTGAAAAAGCAAAAATAAAGGTCATTAAGGTCAATAAGGGATATGGGTTCGGCCGTTTAGAGGAAATCCTTGAACAAAGCCCGTATCGTGTGGATGCCCCATGCCCGATTTACAAGGAGTGTGGAGGCTGCCAGCTTCAGCATCTGAGCTATGAAGGACAGCTACTAGCGAAGGAAAAACAAGTAAGAGATGTCCTTACCCGTATCGGCAAGCTAGAAAATGTAAAGGTTCATCCGGTATTAGGCATGAGTGATCCTTGGAGATACCGTAATAAAGCACAAGTTCCTGTAGGTGAGCGTGAAGGTGGCTTGATTGCCGGTTTTTATCAGCAGCGAAGCCATGAAATTATTGATATGGAAGCTTGTATGATTCAGCAGGAGAAAAATGACGAGATCGTACAGGCGGTGAAGAGAATCTGTACGAAATACGGAGTCACGGCTTACAACGAGCAGCGTCATAAAGGATCGTTAAGACATATCATGGCTCGACATGGACAAGTCACGAAGGAAGTCATGGTCGTTCTTGTCACACGTACCCCAGAGCTTCCAAACAAAGAGAAGATCGTTAAGGAAATCGTGGAGGCAGTTGAAGGGGTCAAATCGATCATCCAGAATGTCAACTCGAAGAAAACCAATGTCATCCTTGGTGACGAGACTCGTGTGTTATGGGGAGAAGAGGTCATCTATGATTTAATCGGCAACGTCAAATTCGCAATTAGTTCCAGATCGTTTTATCAAGTAAATCCAGAGCAAACGAAGGTGCTTTATGACCAAGCCCTTACTTACGCTGAACTGACTGGTGAAGAAACCGTGATCGATGCTTATTGTGGAATTGGAACGATATCGCTGTTTCTGGCGCAAAAGGCCAAGAAGGTGTACGGAGTTGAAATTGTCCCTGAGGCGATTGCAGATGCGAACCGGAATGCAGAGTTAAATGGGATTAGAAATGTAGAGTTTGCAGTAGGAGAAGCAGAGGTCGTGATTCCTAATTGGTACAAAGAAGGAATTGTGGCGGATGTACTTGTCGTGGATCCACCGAGAAAAGGCTGCGATGATGCATTACTTCAAACGATTATTGAGATGAAGCCTAAGAAGGTTGTTTATGTGTCTTGTAATCCGGCAACTTTGGCGCGGGATTTGAGAGTGCTTGAGGATGGTGGGTATACGACGGTTGAAGTTCAGCCTGTTGATATGTTTCCGCATACTACGCATTGTGAAGCAGTGGCGAAGATAGTATTGAAAGAAGTAGAAGGAGCCTAA
- a CDS encoding carbonic anhydrase: MKKIIIGDVKIPEHNWILDHFEGDFIWFYTDHAIIGHPYGCTIRNVISSLIHHDIVEIYVIGLNKNSHHITNEMLEEYYQKEQISIDSRKTLEYIFVQTQGCSLTDWIQGLPLKEDNIRESVKLLKHHPIIPNRVKVTGYLAKENEKRIIQIV, encoded by the coding sequence ATGAAGAAAATTATTATCGGTGATGTGAAAATTCCAGAGCATAATTGGATTCTTGATCATTTCGAAGGGGATTTTATATGGTTTTACACAGACCATGCTATTATTGGACATCCATATGGTTGTACAATAAGAAACGTTATTTCATCCCTGATTCATCACGACATTGTTGAAATATATGTAATTGGTCTAAACAAAAATTCACATCATATCACAAATGAAATGTTAGAGGAGTATTATCAAAAAGAACAAATTTCTATAGATTCCAGGAAAACATTAGAATATATATTTGTTCAAACTCAAGGTTGCTCCTTGACAGATTGGATCCAAGGCTTACCTTTAAAGGAAGACAATATAAGAGAATCTGTTAAACTTTTAAAACATCATCCCATTATTCCAAATAGAGTAAAGGTCACCGGATATTTAGCAAAAGAAAATGAAAAAAGAATCATACAAATTGTCTAA
- a CDS encoding sodium-dependent bicarbonate transport family permease — protein sequence MTEIISNNLLSPAILFFVLGLLAATVKSDLKFPKGLSETLSIYLLAAIGLKGGIELSRHAGDDLLQPVVGALFLGTFIPVITIFVCRLVKLDVKNSVALGATYGSVSIVTFAAAVSFLEMANIEFESFMTAIVVLLESPAIIVSLILFHWLQLEKRPSKALGIIPASLNFQGLFNPHIIKESLFGKSILLLTGSLVIGYIVGDNGIPIIKPLFIDLYQSVLVVFLLGMGLTAGERLSEVRKYGWKLIGLAILFPLVFGMVGLLIGKLTGLSLGGLFLMGILAASSSYIAAPAAIKSAVPGANPSIYLGLSLGITFPFNLTIGLPLYFEMAKIIY from the coding sequence ATGACAGAAATTATTTCAAATAATTTACTTTCACCAGCAATTTTATTTTTTGTATTAGGACTTTTAGCAGCAACTGTTAAATCTGATTTGAAATTCCCAAAGGGACTTAGCGAAACCTTAAGCATTTATTTACTGGCGGCCATTGGATTAAAAGGAGGTATTGAGCTTTCTCGTCATGCCGGTGATGATTTATTACAACCTGTAGTCGGAGCGTTATTTTTAGGTACCTTTATTCCGGTAATAACTATTTTTGTCTGCCGATTAGTCAAATTAGATGTAAAAAATTCAGTTGCACTTGGAGCTACTTACGGCTCTGTAAGCATTGTTACATTTGCAGCTGCTGTTTCCTTCCTGGAAATGGCTAATATTGAGTTTGAAAGCTTTATGACAGCTATTGTTGTTCTTTTAGAAAGTCCAGCCATAATTGTTTCTCTTATTCTATTTCATTGGCTTCAATTAGAAAAAAGGCCATCAAAAGCGTTAGGTATTATTCCAGCATCATTGAATTTCCAGGGCCTCTTCAACCCTCACATCATTAAGGAAAGCCTATTTGGCAAAAGTATCTTACTTTTAACAGGGAGCTTGGTCATTGGTTATATTGTGGGAGATAACGGAATTCCTATTATTAAACCTTTATTTATAGATTTATATCAAAGCGTTCTAGTAGTCTTTTTACTTGGAATGGGGCTAACGGCCGGAGAAAGACTTTCGGAAGTAAGAAAATATGGATGGAAACTGATTGGATTAGCTATCCTATTTCCACTTGTTTTTGGAATGGTAGGCCTCTTGATCGGCAAATTAACTGGATTATCCTTGGGAGGTTTGTTTCTCATGGGGATTTTAGCCGCAAGCTCTTCTTATATTGCTGCTCCCGCTGCAATTAAGTCGGCAGTTCCTGGCGCAAACCCATCTATTTATTTAGGATTATCGTTGGGAATAACCTTCCCTTTTAATCTAACAATTGGATTACCTCTATATTTTGAAATGGCCAAAATTATTTATTAA
- a CDS encoding DUF2294 domain-containing protein, with protein MKRTIEDRISKMVTQWEKEYLGRGPLSVKSDIVRNMVVVVLRGILTPAEKELAKTQDGLLSIKKIRADLVETGSKQLKAMIKDIVKSEVISFHTDISTKSGERLIVFILEKNLEETLQMVDN; from the coding sequence ATGAAGCGTACAATCGAAGACCGAATAAGCAAAATGGTTACTCAGTGGGAAAAAGAGTATCTTGGAAGAGGACCCTTATCCGTTAAGAGTGATATTGTTCGAAACATGGTGGTTGTTGTTTTAAGAGGAATATTAACTCCTGCTGAAAAGGAACTCGCTAAAACACAGGATGGCTTACTCTCGATTAAAAAAATTCGTGCTGATTTAGTAGAAACAGGCAGCAAACAATTAAAGGCCATGATCAAGGATATCGTCAAATCAGAAGTAATAAGCTTCCATACAGATATTAGTACAAAGTCAGGAGAACGTTTAATAGTTTTTATCCTAGAAAAAAATTTAGAAGAGACTTTACAAATGGTTGACAATTAA
- a CDS encoding GMC family oxidoreductase → MGLFYHERRIPLRDKVPFYLQGFGKVEPQFKNRVTLHPTKKDYFGIPKIHVDFSYSEKDIKLINMIQQKMEDSLVVMKGKKEEEICLRPPGLDYHEMGTCRMGHNSETSVTNKYGEVHNISGLFIADNSVLPHSGAANPTLTMMALAFRTADYISKR, encoded by the coding sequence ATGGGCCTTTTTTATCATGAGAGAAGAATACCATTAAGAGATAAAGTTCCTTTTTATTTACAAGGCTTTGGAAAAGTTGAACCTCAATTCAAGAATAGAGTAACATTACATCCTACGAAAAAAGACTATTTTGGTATCCCAAAAATTCATGTTGATTTTTCCTATAGTGAAAAAGATATTAAACTTATTAACATGATTCAGCAGAAAATGGAAGATTCCTTAGTTGTTATGAAGGGGAAAAAGGAAGAAGAAATTTGTTTACGACCACCTGGACTTGATTATCATGAAATGGGAACATGTAGAATGGGACATAATAGTGAAACATCTGTTACAAATAAATATGGGGAAGTCCATAATATTTCTGGCCTTTTTATAGCTGATAATAGTGTATTACCACATTCAGGTGCAGCGAATCCAACCCTTACAATGATGGCCTTAGCTTTCCGTACCGCAGATTATATTTCAAAAAGATAG
- a CDS encoding RraA family protein — translation MSNTAKLLSLEVIERAKRLNTTLISDAMGCTGSMHHTVKPVAPGMKVVGTSLTVDLRAGDNLFLHQGIYCGGEGYVLVADGKGHTENAYLGELMARAAKAIGLEGIIIDGFVRDKEMLGEVGLPIFAKGFIPNGPFKDGPGAINTPISCAGAVVHPGDLIIGDEDGVVVVPKDKIEEVLHKAENKLEYEEKRLQTIANYEEKRKQGMTDGISIAPSWLEEKIKVFGY, via the coding sequence GTGAGTAATACAGCAAAGCTTTTATCACTAGAAGTAATTGAACGGGCAAAAAGACTAAATACCACACTAATTTCAGATGCAATGGGATGTACCGGATCGATGCACCATACGGTAAAACCAGTGGCTCCTGGCATGAAGGTAGTTGGAACCTCTTTGACAGTGGACCTGAGAGCTGGTGACAATCTTTTCTTGCACCAGGGTATTTACTGTGGTGGTGAAGGTTATGTACTTGTGGCAGATGGTAAGGGCCACACGGAAAATGCGTATCTTGGAGAATTAATGGCTAGAGCGGCCAAAGCAATTGGTCTTGAGGGAATAATAATTGACGGCTTTGTTCGAGATAAAGAGATGCTTGGTGAAGTTGGCTTACCTATCTTTGCAAAAGGGTTTATCCCAAATGGTCCATTCAAGGATGGACCTGGAGCAATTAACACTCCTATTTCCTGCGCTGGGGCAGTCGTTCATCCAGGAGATTTAATTATAGGGGATGAAGACGGTGTTGTTGTCGTTCCAAAAGACAAAATTGAGGAAGTTCTGCATAAAGCAGAAAACAAATTAGAATATGAAGAAAAGCGTCTCCAGACGATTGCAAATTACGAAGAGAAACGTAAGCAGGGAATGACAGATGGAATCAGCATTGCACCATCATGGCTCGAAGAAAAAATAAAAGTATTTGGATATTAA
- a CDS encoding NAD(P)-dependent oxidoreductase produces MHLGFIGFGEAAFELASGLKQQGLDRMTAYDPLWSVLEYSALITNRATTAGVDIVHTPEEVLQQVEAVIVAVPADKALEVSSQLQSYLRKDMLYIDVSASSPDIKKKVSKNIQDKGGKFVDAAMMGPLPVYKHKVPILASGDGTDNFLESMQTFGMNITKVSEKPGEATAVKLIRSIYMKGIAGLYMELLEAAHEFNVEKLVIDSLSETINGRTFEETMNRLVTGTALHAVRRSIELGGTIEMLDSVNIDSSMSKAAKEKIEKLASLNLKDRFKGEKPEHWLQVIEAFKITS; encoded by the coding sequence ATGCACTTAGGATTCATTGGGTTTGGAGAAGCTGCATTTGAATTAGCATCAGGATTAAAACAACAAGGCTTGGATAGAATGACTGCCTATGATCCACTTTGGAGTGTTTTGGAATACAGCGCATTAATAACCAATCGCGCAACGACTGCTGGTGTAGACATTGTTCATACGCCAGAGGAAGTATTACAGCAGGTAGAGGCTGTAATCGTTGCGGTACCCGCTGATAAGGCACTCGAAGTAAGCAGTCAGTTACAATCATACTTACGAAAAGATATGTTATATATAGATGTATCCGCTTCTAGTCCAGATATCAAGAAGAAGGTTTCTAAAAATATTCAGGACAAAGGTGGGAAATTTGTTGATGCGGCAATGATGGGCCCACTTCCGGTTTATAAACACAAAGTTCCTATTTTAGCAAGTGGTGATGGAACAGATAACTTTTTAGAAAGTATGCAGACCTTTGGTATGAACATCACCAAAGTCAGTGAGAAACCAGGAGAAGCAACCGCTGTTAAATTAATTCGCAGCATCTATATGAAGGGGATTGCAGGTCTTTATATGGAACTCCTTGAAGCAGCACATGAGTTCAATGTTGAGAAACTTGTAATTGATTCACTCAGTGAAACCATTAATGGCCGTACCTTCGAAGAAACGATGAATCGACTCGTTACTGGCACAGCCCTCCACGCAGTCAGACGTTCTATAGAACTAGGTGGTACAATTGAGATGCTAGATTCTGTAAACATCGATTCTTCAATGTCAAAAGCAGCAAAGGAAAAAATTGAAAAGCTTGCTTCATTAAATTTAAAAGACCGATTTAAGGGAGAAAAACCTGAGCACTGGCTTCAGGTAATTGAAGCTTTTAAAATAACAAGCTAA
- a CDS encoding TRAP transporter large permease subunit, translating to MGMGIWALLVFIGIIVFFNLVLRRNIAEAMLAGFFVTALFGGTQAPELMWNGLVFAATNDVLYASVAFVFMAYVIDQTAVIASLIKILNSLLGRIPGGAAYVDTIGSAIMGTLAGSNSGNTATTGSITAPWMVRSNFSKELSATVVAGNGGLGAALPPSASMFIMLGFAPVAAVVSEGDLYVALFIAGVYQVIYRIFLIMYFVKRDKIKATSPEFIQPLKESLRTGWKSTLIFLGALIPIVATIGPLAESFAANPSVGESALDSISLITWIPILIIIISFIVGWVHLPKTKSGWSKFLNNSIPRFSTIGALLVFAYASSQVLTDLGLAEDLTTLMGSIAISKWLMVIFVGLLVALVAGPLSSTATLTAIGMVAFAAMVSAGVDPLLAVVAILVFASTEGASPPASGSIFIAASLAGAKAEKTFMPLVVYYVIPILFIGYLIAMGILPVPR from the coding sequence ATGGGGATGGGAATTTGGGCATTACTTGTATTTATCGGAATAATTGTTTTCTTTAATCTTGTTTTAAGACGAAACATTGCAGAGGCAATGCTTGCGGGTTTTTTTGTAACCGCTTTATTCGGAGGTACACAAGCACCAGAATTAATGTGGAATGGATTAGTTTTTGCAGCGACCAACGACGTGCTATATGCTTCAGTAGCCTTTGTATTTATGGCTTATGTTATTGATCAAACAGCAGTCATTGCAAGCTTGATAAAAATTCTCAACTCACTTCTTGGACGTATTCCTGGAGGAGCTGCCTATGTTGATACCATCGGGTCAGCCATCATGGGGACGCTGGCAGGTTCGAATTCTGGAAACACGGCAACAACGGGGTCGATTACAGCTCCATGGATGGTAAGGTCCAATTTTAGCAAAGAACTGTCGGCAACAGTTGTTGCTGGTAACGGAGGTCTCGGTGCAGCGCTTCCACCGAGTGCATCGATGTTTATTATGCTTGGCTTCGCGCCAGTTGCAGCAGTGGTTTCTGAAGGAGATTTGTATGTTGCCCTTTTTATTGCGGGTGTTTATCAAGTTATTTATCGAATCTTTTTGATTATGTATTTTGTGAAAAGAGATAAAATCAAAGCTACTTCTCCAGAATTTATCCAGCCACTTAAAGAATCTCTACGTACGGGCTGGAAATCAACATTAATTTTTCTGGGTGCGCTAATTCCAATTGTAGCGACAATTGGGCCGCTTGCTGAGAGTTTCGCAGCGAATCCGTCAGTAGGGGAAAGTGCTCTTGATAGCATTTCACTAATTACGTGGATTCCTATATTGATTATTATTATTAGTTTCATAGTCGGATGGGTGCACCTTCCTAAAACGAAATCTGGATGGTCTAAGTTCTTGAACAATTCAATTCCTCGCTTTTCGACAATAGGAGCTCTACTAGTCTTTGCATATGCCTCAAGCCAGGTATTAACAGACTTGGGGCTTGCAGAAGATTTAACAACTCTCATGGGTTCAATAGCAATCTCCAAATGGCTTATGGTCATATTTGTTGGGCTGCTAGTCGCGCTTGTAGCCGGACCGTTGTCTTCAACTGCTACATTAACCGCTATCGGAATGGTAGCTTTTGCAGCAATGGTTTCTGCTGGAGTGGATCCTTTACTAGCTGTCGTTGCAATTCTAGTATTTGCTTCAACAGAAGGTGCTTCCCCGCCGGCATCAGGTTCTATTTTCATCGCGGCGTCATTGGCAGGGGCGAAAGCCGAGAAAACATTTATGCCTTTGGTTGTATACTATGTGATTCCAATACTGTTTATTGGTTATTTGATAGCTATGGGTATTCTTCCGGTTCCAAGGTAA
- a CDS encoding MurR/RpiR family transcriptional regulator yields the protein MENPINKLQEKISELTETQRRVADYIIKHPLDVAFLTVDQLAGIVGTSTTTIMRLTFSVGYSGYTEFQKGLQEILRNRAAPQTRLEANIKEISENDLWGRYVENQIGSIQETVDMITPDVLNQTIEKIVSAERIICTSVRSGLPVAQYLTHGLNRLLGNTQIIISDVSDWVDSIVSMTSKDLVIAISFPRYARRVIDIAQAAKGNGVQVISITDSYSSPLMKHSDLILPCNSSSIAFHNSAVSSMFVADYLISAIAINYPEKIKERLDKVNEALTNMNYHYLQ from the coding sequence ATGGAAAATCCAATCAATAAACTACAAGAGAAAATTTCGGAATTGACAGAAACCCAAAGAAGAGTAGCTGACTATATTATTAAACATCCGCTAGATGTTGCTTTTTTGACAGTAGATCAATTAGCAGGGATTGTTGGTACCAGTACAACAACAATTATGCGCTTAACCTTTAGTGTGGGTTATTCAGGTTACACAGAATTCCAAAAAGGGCTTCAGGAAATATTGCGTAATCGTGCGGCCCCGCAAACGAGACTGGAAGCGAACATAAAAGAAATAAGCGAGAATGATCTATGGGGTCGGTATGTGGAAAATCAAATCGGCAGTATTCAGGAAACGGTGGATATGATAACGCCTGATGTACTCAATCAAACAATTGAAAAGATTGTATCGGCTGAACGTATTATCTGTACGAGTGTAAGAAGCGGGTTACCTGTGGCGCAATATCTCACCCATGGCCTTAACCGTCTTTTGGGAAATACACAAATAATCATCTCTGATGTCAGTGATTGGGTGGATAGTATTGTAAGTATGACATCAAAAGACTTGGTTATAGCCATAAGTTTTCCACGATATGCTAGGAGGGTGATTGACATTGCTCAAGCAGCAAAGGGGAATGGGGTGCAAGTTATTTCTATTACGGATAGCTACTCTTCACCTCTTATGAAGCATTCCGATTTAATCCTCCCTTGCAATTCTAGTAGTATCGCTTTTCATAATTCAGCGGTATCGTCCATGTTTGTGGCTGATTATTTAATCAGCGCCATTGCTATCAACTACCCTGAAAAAATAAAGGAACGTCTTGATAAAGTGAATGAAGCTTTAACAAATATGAATTATCATTACTTACAATAA
- a CDS encoding DUF3267 domain-containing protein has protein sequence MINGIEEIVDPNEMNQKALKYTVIIGGVALFAYFSIWGFRIDFEFGFLWRFYIGILIGVVFHEALHAIGFMIFGKVKIKDIKFGVIWKHITPYAHCKVPLKINAYRIALLLPVILTGIIPLIIALSIGNGLLFSLSVFLIVGGLGDWIIFRKIEKYHHTSLIADHPSAIGCIVYQEGIPKDTGSD, from the coding sequence ATGATAAATGGTATTGAAGAAATAGTTGATCCAAATGAGATGAACCAGAAGGCATTAAAGTATACCGTAATTATAGGTGGAGTTGCTCTCTTTGCTTATTTTTCTATCTGGGGTTTTCGTATAGATTTCGAGTTTGGTTTCCTCTGGAGATTTTATATAGGTATCTTAATAGGTGTAGTTTTCCATGAAGCTCTACATGCAATTGGGTTTATGATATTTGGGAAAGTCAAGATCAAAGATATTAAATTCGGTGTTATATGGAAGCATATTACCCCATACGCACATTGTAAGGTCCCGTTAAAAATTAATGCTTATCGAATAGCTCTATTGCTACCTGTTATCCTGACTGGAATAATTCCCTTAATAATCGCCTTGTCAATCGGAAATGGTCTACTATTTAGTTTATCTGTATTCCTAATAGTTGGTGGATTAGGTGATTGGATCATATTTCGAAAAATAGAAAAATATCACCATACATCATTGATAGCAGACCACCCTAGTGCAATTGGCTGTATCGTTTATCAAGAGGGAATTCCAAAAGACACTGGAAGTGATTAA
- a CDS encoding YjcZ family sporulation protein, which produces MPTYTAPAFDYGYAYPVCHDNRNDFILIVVLFILLIIVGASFCYSKC; this is translated from the coding sequence ATGCCTACCTATACCGCTCCTGCTTTTGATTATGGATATGCATATCCTGTCTGTCATGATAATCGAAACGATTTTATCTTAATTGTCGTATTGTTTATTTTACTCATCATTGTAGGTGCAAGTTTTTGCTATAGCAAATGCTAA
- a CDS encoding protein-glutamine gamma-glutamyltransferase, whose translation MIYISGVPFQPNEKWQLGSMEKTMIQQMQNASFLYSYYSEYELLFELQVRKNIIQSAKEMNNSQAVFTTFVYARCNPRYWKLTRGGGFLLRPDVQPANAILDIYRNSSLYAFECATAIPIIYYHAILNSIGSHLFNSLFRDLYLYSWHTDTDLGINTFYSNHFLPGDVLYVNNPDFDRRTPHFRGVNAVLLNDGTLFGHGFNIRTSEEMIRILNEKRKTGSHQSAYITKLVTRPSFKYLYRVASWNRNGRAYKMQRPIVHHNKSSISYAHYLYYSM comes from the coding sequence ATGATCTATATATCAGGGGTCCCGTTTCAACCAAATGAAAAATGGCAGCTTGGGAGTATGGAGAAAACAATGATTCAACAGATGCAGAATGCTTCCTTTCTTTATTCTTATTATTCCGAGTATGAATTATTGTTTGAACTTCAAGTACGAAAGAACATTATCCAAAGTGCAAAAGAAATGAACAATAGTCAAGCAGTGTTTACAACCTTTGTTTATGCCCGCTGCAACCCCAGGTATTGGAAATTAACAAGGGGAGGCGGGTTCCTTTTAAGACCCGATGTGCAACCGGCTAATGCGATTCTGGATATTTATCGGAACAGTTCACTCTATGCATTTGAATGTGCAACAGCTATTCCAATCATCTATTACCATGCCATATTGAATAGTATTGGTAGCCATTTATTTAATTCACTGTTTCGAGATCTATATCTTTACAGCTGGCATACAGATACAGACCTAGGGATCAATACCTTTTATTCCAATCATTTTTTACCTGGAGATGTCCTGTACGTTAATAATCCTGACTTTGATCGAAGAACACCACATTTCAGAGGTGTTAATGCCGTTCTCCTTAATGATGGTACGTTGTTTGGACATGGATTTAATATAAGAACATCCGAAGAAATGATTCGAATTCTTAATGAAAAAAGAAAAACGGGTAGTCATCAATCAGCTTATATAACAAAATTGGTGACAAGGCCATCTTTTAAGTATTTATACAGAGTGGCAAGTTGGAATAGAAACGGTCGAGCATACAAAATGCAGCGTCCGATCGTGCACCATAACAAAAGTTCCATTTCATATGCTCACTATCTTTATTATTCCATGTAA